Proteins co-encoded in one Leptospira yasudae genomic window:
- a CDS encoding glycosyltransferase family 39 protein, producing the protein MGRWNAFVTSFKKKKDLKVFLVLFAAGVFIRLFRLDLQSPWEDELFSIRASSETSLNNLWDWMKNDPHPPLYQTVLYFWFQLFGPTVFVGRLLSAIAGLLVPLAFYAFSPAALSGRIRVSVAALLSLSTGLIYYSQELRSYSLLILFCTIQLTVLLKLVYEADKKSSLTWSLLGISLLASYTHFFGFIWTASSFLGIFLFEWILSKKFPKREFVFGIGFGILFLPALYLLFNSDKIGIASWIPEAGLTAFLIFFDLIFHSGILKKFIPGIVASVALFAGFASLYFQRNQNDSESVSLEPSHKKASILLLLILLIFSFVLGILSVIQPLITARNLLVTAPALYFLVATGFSLFPIYKGRRLESVLILISVVSLYYFTRYYYKPYKEQWRESSQYIISEIKEHPEEFTLLCSSHAYNMEYFLKTAGIQGIVPKIYSKEEADLFLKDPARKKLLILETSWKYLDSEQVDALFSRKAFDRNDRLFYGMRVISIRK; encoded by the coding sequence ATGGGCCGATGGAACGCGTTTGTAACTTCATTTAAAAAGAAAAAGGACCTAAAAGTATTCCTCGTTCTTTTTGCTGCTGGCGTTTTTATTCGGCTTTTCCGTTTGGATCTGCAAAGTCCCTGGGAAGACGAACTTTTTTCGATCCGCGCTTCTTCGGAGACTTCGCTTAACAATCTTTGGGATTGGATGAAGAACGATCCGCACCCTCCCTTGTATCAAACCGTATTGTATTTTTGGTTTCAGCTTTTCGGTCCGACGGTTTTTGTCGGAAGATTGCTCAGCGCAATCGCGGGTTTGCTGGTTCCGCTCGCGTTTTACGCGTTCTCTCCTGCTGCTCTCAGCGGAAGAATCCGAGTGAGTGTCGCGGCTCTTTTGAGTTTATCTACGGGATTGATTTATTATTCGCAGGAACTTCGCTCTTATAGTCTTTTGATCCTGTTTTGCACGATTCAATTGACGGTTCTTTTAAAACTGGTCTATGAAGCGGATAAGAAGTCCTCTCTTACATGGAGTTTATTAGGAATTTCTTTATTAGCTTCTTATACTCATTTTTTCGGATTTATCTGGACCGCTTCGTCGTTTCTAGGAATCTTTTTGTTCGAATGGATTCTTTCCAAAAAATTTCCAAAACGAGAATTCGTTTTCGGGATAGGATTCGGGATTTTATTTCTTCCCGCTTTGTATCTTTTATTCAATTCGGATAAGATCGGGATCGCTTCTTGGATTCCGGAAGCGGGACTGACTGCGTTTCTCATCTTCTTTGATCTGATTTTTCATTCCGGAATTTTAAAGAAGTTCATACCGGGCATCGTTGCGTCCGTTGCCTTGTTTGCCGGGTTCGCCTCTTTGTATTTTCAAAGGAATCAAAACGATTCCGAGTCAGTGAGTTTAGAACCGTCCCACAAAAAAGCTTCTATTTTGCTTCTTTTGATCTTGCTGATTTTTTCCTTCGTTCTTGGAATCTTGTCCGTAATTCAGCCTTTGATCACCGCGAGGAATCTTCTGGTTACGGCTCCCGCTTTATATTTTTTGGTCGCAACGGGTTTTTCCCTTTTTCCGATCTACAAAGGAAGAAGGTTGGAATCCGTTTTAATTTTGATTTCCGTCGTATCGCTCTATTATTTCACCCGCTATTATTATAAACCGTATAAGGAACAGTGGAGAGAAAGCTCTCAGTATATCATTTCCGAAATCAAGGAACATCCAGAAGAGTTTACATTATTATGTTCTTCGCATGCGTATAACATGGAATATTTCTTAAAAACCGCGGGAATTCAAGGGATCGTTCCGAAAATCTACAGCAAGGAAGAAGCGGATCTTTTTTTAAAAGACCCGGCCCGCAAAAAACTCTTAATCCTGGAAACTTCTTGGAAATATCTCGACTCGGAACAGGTGGACGCTCTGTTTTCCCGCAAGGCGTTCGATCGAAACGATCGGTTGTTCTACGGAATGCGCGTCATCTCCATCCGCAAATAA
- a CDS encoding glycosyltransferase family 2 protein gives MKKKNITYVIPCLNEEKTLPLVLEKLVRLKKELKQYNVEILVSDNGSEDKSVSIAKKFGAKVVHCKERGYGAALNFGIINASGEIVLFADADDTYDFLESPALLAEIEKGAEFVIGSRLDGKIHKGAMPFLHRYLGTPVINWIINVLYSKKGNRVKDANSGFRCFLKKKYLEWEIESTGMEFASEMLVKALRSGVKLSHVPISLHPDVAGRVPHLKTWRDGMRHLLQILIHSQQLFYYTGFALFFTGWAITIAGYFTGIIQVGPFHIFGIHSLTVSLLVATLGQTVWAIGLFLAARKIPELGLYSKLNLLSEDLLFWYSARMILFVVLLFAFIVFRWWRNSFQVLDLEKEILMISFLSVQILNLIGQTITAHLLKRT, from the coding sequence ATGAAGAAAAAGAATATCACTTATGTCATTCCCTGTTTGAACGAGGAAAAGACTCTTCCTCTCGTTTTGGAAAAACTCGTTCGTCTCAAGAAAGAATTGAAACAATACAACGTTGAAATTCTCGTTTCCGACAACGGAAGCGAAGATAAATCCGTTTCGATCGCAAAGAAGTTCGGCGCAAAAGTCGTTCACTGCAAGGAAAGAGGATACGGGGCAGCGCTTAACTTCGGAATCATCAACGCAAGCGGAGAGATCGTACTCTTTGCGGACGCGGATGATACGTACGACTTTCTGGAATCTCCCGCACTGCTGGCGGAAATCGAAAAGGGTGCGGAGTTCGTCATCGGATCGCGATTGGACGGAAAAATACATAAGGGTGCGATGCCGTTTTTGCACCGTTATCTGGGAACTCCGGTCATCAACTGGATTATCAATGTATTATATTCAAAAAAAGGAAATCGTGTAAAGGATGCAAACTCCGGTTTTCGCTGTTTCTTAAAAAAGAAATATCTGGAATGGGAGATCGAAAGTACGGGAATGGAATTCGCTTCCGAGATGCTGGTTAAGGCGCTGCGGAGTGGAGTGAAACTATCACACGTTCCGATCAGTCTTCATCCGGACGTTGCGGGAAGGGTTCCTCATTTGAAGACTTGGAGAGACGGGATGAGACATCTTTTGCAGATTCTCATTCATTCTCAGCAGCTTTTTTATTATACGGGCTTTGCTCTGTTTTTTACGGGATGGGCGATTACGATCGCGGGATATTTTACGGGAATCATTCAAGTGGGCCCGTTTCATATCTTCGGAATTCATTCGCTTACCGTTTCGCTTCTCGTTGCAACTCTCGGACAGACGGTCTGGGCGATCGGTTTATTCTTGGCGGCTCGTAAGATACCGGAGCTCGGTTTGTATTCCAAGCTGAATCTTCTTTCCGAAGATTTGCTTTTTTGGTACTCCGCGAGAATGATCCTTTTCGTGGTTCTTCTTTTCGCTTTTATCGTGTTCCGCTGGTGGAGAAATTCTTTCCAGGTTCTCGATTTGGAAAAGGAAATTCTAATGATCAGCTTTTTAAGCGTTCAGATTCTAAATTTAATCGGACAAACGATCACCGCTCACCTTCTGAAAAGAACATAA
- a CDS encoding LA_3751/LA_3752 family putative glycosyltransferase has translation MLNRLTHPFVRASIYILVVLFLGFNRSKLDQKLPFVSSDSEIKYYQTIMFSEKGFQGITNSECIYPGKTYDLEFRFFPFDYPWAFLKNQEARSCLFQYPPVFALLNGLPAYAFGTKIVTFLPLLFLLGSLLIFDRILSLFIPVGWAVLLATLIPFGLSFPVLSAVEFSEVPLNNFLLLFFALCLFRSLFTDLHPDSVKNQYSNFRIFSFLSGFLAVNAFFLRTESAFPVFLFGVLSFFTQESRNKLKEYLPFSIVGAATSFLLIGSLNYFYSGHPMGIRFLVSSGDAMSQFSISKQIVIFQGYLFGDATKSGFLKAAPYAILILGILSNLFRKKELSGESIFGLVGIGTVFAIAFLSPYTAGVHHFGLRYLESGFLFLSLGISVFLYQRSVEFPKAGSALLLVALLSLYYNYKFTREGFKILFGAIAPYTEIQNEFQARKIIVHKGQFTNYLIGSSYLTSLHFAAINEKEAFALEEILKKNQVPSYSILEYDLEPPRDPNLPEKQYKEKIAVRFTDPNRFYKLKDSKKILDFTLKTYQLR, from the coding sequence ATGCTAAACCGACTTACCCATCCTTTTGTCCGCGCGAGCATTTACATACTCGTTGTTCTGTTCTTAGGATTCAATCGATCCAAGCTGGATCAAAAACTCCCGTTCGTTTCCAGCGACTCGGAAATCAAATATTATCAAACGATCATGTTCTCCGAAAAGGGATTCCAAGGCATTACGAATTCGGAATGTATTTATCCGGGTAAAACCTACGATCTTGAATTCCGATTTTTTCCCTTCGATTACCCCTGGGCTTTTTTAAAGAATCAAGAAGCTCGAAGCTGTCTTTTCCAGTATCCTCCCGTATTTGCGCTGTTAAACGGACTTCCCGCGTATGCGTTCGGAACGAAAATCGTCACGTTTCTGCCGCTTTTGTTTCTGCTCGGTTCCTTACTGATCTTTGACCGTATTCTTTCGCTTTTCATTCCGGTCGGCTGGGCGGTTTTGCTTGCTACCTTGATTCCGTTCGGTCTCAGCTTTCCCGTGCTTTCCGCGGTGGAATTCTCCGAAGTTCCTTTGAACAATTTCCTTCTATTATTCTTTGCGCTGTGCCTATTTCGCTCCCTGTTTACGGACTTACACCCTGACTCTGTAAAGAATCAATATTCGAACTTTAGAATATTCTCTTTTCTTTCCGGTTTTTTAGCCGTCAACGCGTTCTTTTTAAGAACCGAGTCCGCTTTTCCGGTTTTCCTATTCGGCGTTCTTTCCTTTTTCACTCAAGAATCCAGAAATAAACTGAAAGAATATCTCCCTTTTTCCATAGTAGGAGCCGCAACATCGTTTTTATTGATCGGAAGTTTGAATTATTTCTATTCCGGGCATCCGATGGGAATCCGCTTTCTCGTCAGTTCGGGCGATGCAATGAGTCAGTTTTCGATCTCGAAACAAATCGTGATCTTTCAAGGATATCTTTTCGGAGACGCGACCAAGTCCGGTTTTCTAAAGGCGGCTCCGTATGCGATTTTGATTTTGGGAATTCTTTCCAATTTATTCCGCAAAAAAGAACTTTCGGGAGAATCCATTTTCGGCTTGGTGGGAATCGGAACGGTTTTTGCGATCGCTTTTTTAAGTCCTTACACAGCGGGCGTCCACCATTTCGGTTTGCGATATTTGGAATCGGGCTTTCTATTCTTGTCTTTAGGAATTTCGGTTTTTCTGTATCAAAGATCCGTAGAGTTTCCGAAAGCCGGAAGCGCTCTACTCCTCGTCGCCTTATTGAGTTTATATTATAACTATAAGTTTACGCGAGAAGGATTTAAGATTTTATTCGGCGCGATCGCACCCTATACGGAAATTCAAAACGAGTTTCAAGCACGAAAGATCATCGTTCACAAAGGACAATTTACGAATTACTTGATCGGTTCTTCTTATCTCACTTCATTGCACTTTGCGGCGATCAACGAAAAGGAGGCCTTTGCGCTCGAAGAAATATTAAAAAAGAATCAAGTTCCATCCTATTCGATTTTAGAATACGATCTGGAACCGCCCCGCGACCCGAATCTTCCCGAAAAACAATACAAGGAAAAGATCGCGGTTCGTTTCACGGACCCGAATCGTTTTTACAAATTAAAGGATTCTAAAAAGATTTTGGATTTCACGCTTAAAACCTATCAACTTCGTTGA
- a CDS encoding O-antigen ligase family protein, with product MSQVLNIKILPLVLLAFALSLLFFFDPSNPALSRDSVVFAFFVWVISAGISFKKKNHRIHPLFLLVCILLIGLSTINGINRAPVVYFPQKVNIKLLYGAALCITLILYFKNVHPIFLFIHTIAFACSTPLFSSVKSIPLLLFIIASFFYLAPRRIVFSKLHGIVSLFFVLISISSLISYKSQAALMQLCLLLSGILVFFLISSYPSRFLKKGLLVILCINLLLNTINLLSAVHLIWPFDFWKPPMFLTYAGFPVSAIGVISAFSALVAFYTAIQYSNHAWYLLPSGFLSLYLAFFNQSRASLLAFTLGALSMILFRLSPKRFFFRTLIASSLILLSIVFGLILLLPEESVARYFSPETLFIRFSLWKFHFQSVLKNSPFFGIGLEADSLLAHFPGSHSGMVGYEDFYRFLHSFRSYPQAHNLYVEAFTSFGILGFFIFLSVAGFLSFVAYRMLVSQSKETARLGIFTSGILVFVAAHEFFDFNLGEQHFFIPATLCMSLIRVRMSSRLGTLKAGTALFKIVYGLSLLLLSFLCFQLTWEQRLRNLIIVSTQNEIELDNFSIYKEKQTIGKRKKISYPTEEIVKNRIWIRSEENLILASLVLRKDPKYQNLAESLLDQCVQKYPYSSVCRKERAEVLRNKDPKSDFQTDWAEGRKTDPFHIIFTE from the coding sequence ATGAGCCAAGTTCTCAATATTAAAATTCTACCTCTTGTCTTACTTGCCTTCGCTCTATCTTTGCTGTTTTTTTTCGATCCTTCCAATCCCGCGCTTTCTAGGGATTCGGTCGTATTCGCTTTTTTTGTCTGGGTAATCAGCGCGGGAATTTCTTTTAAGAAAAAAAATCATCGGATTCATCCTCTGTTTCTGTTAGTCTGTATTTTGTTAATCGGACTTTCCACGATCAACGGAATCAACCGCGCTCCGGTCGTGTATTTTCCGCAAAAAGTCAATATAAAGCTTTTGTACGGAGCCGCGCTCTGTATCACTCTGATTTTGTATTTTAAAAACGTTCATCCGATCTTCTTATTCATTCATACAATCGCATTTGCCTGTTCGACTCCGCTTTTTTCCAGCGTCAAATCGATCCCGCTTCTTCTGTTCATCATCGCTTCGTTTTTCTATCTGGCTCCGAGAAGAATCGTTTTTTCCAAACTGCATGGAATCGTTTCTTTATTCTTCGTTCTGATATCGATTTCTTCGCTGATTTCTTACAAATCCCAAGCGGCACTTATGCAGCTTTGCCTTTTGTTGTCCGGAATTCTCGTTTTTTTCCTGATCTCCTCCTATCCAAGTCGCTTTCTCAAGAAAGGATTGCTGGTTATTCTTTGCATCAATCTTCTGCTAAATACGATCAATCTGCTTTCAGCCGTTCATCTAATTTGGCCGTTCGATTTTTGGAAACCGCCTATGTTTTTAACATACGCCGGATTCCCGGTTTCGGCAATCGGAGTCATTTCAGCGTTCTCAGCACTCGTCGCATTTTATACGGCGATCCAATACAGCAATCACGCTTGGTATTTACTTCCGAGCGGATTTCTTTCCCTTTATCTCGCGTTTTTTAATCAATCGAGAGCGAGTTTATTAGCGTTCACGTTAGGCGCTCTTTCCATGATTTTATTTCGATTGAGTCCAAAACGATTTTTCTTTCGAACCTTGATCGCGTCCTCGCTGATTCTTCTTTCCATCGTGTTCGGTTTGATTTTGCTTTTGCCGGAAGAAAGCGTTGCGCGCTATTTCAGCCCGGAAACCTTGTTCATTCGTTTTTCGCTTTGGAAATTTCACTTCCAATCCGTTTTGAAAAACTCTCCCTTTTTCGGAATCGGATTGGAGGCGGATTCGTTGCTCGCACATTTTCCGGGTTCCCATTCCGGCATGGTCGGTTACGAGGACTTCTATCGGTTTCTTCATTCGTTCCGATCCTATCCTCAAGCGCACAATCTCTATGTAGAAGCCTTTACGAGTTTCGGAATTCTCGGTTTTTTCATATTCCTGAGCGTAGCCGGATTTCTTTCGTTCGTCGCCTATCGGATGTTAGTTTCCCAAAGCAAAGAAACGGCACGATTGGGAATTTTCACTTCGGGAATTCTTGTTTTTGTCGCTGCTCACGAATTCTTCGATTTCAACTTGGGAGAACAACATTTCTTCATTCCCGCGACGCTTTGTATGTCCTTGATTCGAGTAAGAATGAGTTCTCGGTTGGGGACTTTAAAGGCAGGCACCGCGTTATTTAAGATCGTGTATGGACTCAGTCTTTTGCTTTTGAGCTTTCTATGTTTTCAGCTTACCTGGGAACAAAGACTGCGAAATCTAATCATCGTCTCTACACAAAACGAGATCGAACTCGACAACTTTTCGATCTACAAAGAAAAACAAACGATCGGTAAGAGAAAAAAAATTTCTTACCCTACCGAAGAAATCGTAAAAAATCGAATTTGGATCCGTTCTGAAGAAAACCTGATTCTCGCATCCTTGGTTTTGCGAAAAGATCCTAAGTATCAAAACTTAGCAGAATCTCTCTTGGATCAGTGCGTTCAGAAATATCCGTATTCTTCCGTTTGCCGAAAGGAAAGAGCGGAGGTTTTGCGGAATAAAGATCCGAAGTCCGACTTTCAAACCGACTGGGCGGAAGGTAGAAAAACCGATCCGTTTCATATCATATTTACGGAATAA
- a CDS encoding EAL domain-containing protein, with translation MIKPSGTFPKTRSEWDIWFQAGEIIPFFQPILSVERDSIFGYETLGRFRDQSGKIHSLGPFFLDAESDVLDHTERKEIYHLKREIDRDLRRKAILHLLKNQDRFPDAKLFLNISPAYMRDHIEEEEEDPYTIRLVKELGLHPSKIVIEIVEEHFDGSIESLRPLISRYKAEGFLVAIDDLGSRSSNLDRIGIFHPDILKVDLQMLRHSVTSRNFQEILFTISRLSESLGCSLLFEGIENEAELFQSLTYGARFLQGFYFAEALPEMIGQEELKLRFSTLHELFLNHKRQQLIRRIKRENELEEKLDLSGILVNSEEESCSIQIQNPSVLSDFVFRIYVTSPTGSQLSPNYMRIGEVSMDIDPSFVGRNWSWRPYFLEQFYKSMKDSRAEWIISNPYYDISYEILLVTYSKKLPDGNVLFVDVQVPEY, from the coding sequence ATGATTAAGCCTTCCGGCACGTTTCCGAAAACGAGATCAGAATGGGATATTTGGTTCCAGGCTGGGGAGATCATTCCTTTTTTTCAACCGATCCTTTCCGTGGAAAGGGATTCCATTTTCGGTTATGAAACCTTGGGAAGGTTCCGGGATCAATCCGGAAAAATTCATTCTCTTGGTCCCTTTTTTTTGGATGCGGAGTCGGATGTACTCGATCATACTGAGCGAAAGGAAATTTATCATCTCAAACGAGAAATAGACCGCGACCTCCGCAGAAAAGCCATCCTTCATCTTTTAAAGAATCAAGATCGATTTCCGGACGCGAAACTTTTCCTCAATATTTCTCCCGCGTATATGAGAGATCATATCGAAGAGGAGGAAGAGGATCCTTACACGATTCGTCTCGTAAAAGAATTAGGGCTCCATCCTTCCAAGATCGTGATTGAAATCGTGGAGGAACATTTCGACGGAAGCATTGAATCGCTTCGTCCCTTGATTTCTCGTTATAAGGCGGAAGGGTTTTTGGTCGCGATCGACGATCTCGGTTCCCGTTCCTCCAACTTGGATCGGATCGGAATCTTTCATCCCGATATTCTCAAGGTCGATCTGCAGATGCTGCGGCATTCGGTCACGTCCCGCAACTTTCAGGAAATTCTTTTTACGATTTCTCGTCTTTCGGAATCGCTGGGCTGTTCCTTGTTGTTCGAAGGGATCGAAAACGAAGCGGAACTCTTCCAATCCCTCACATACGGCGCGCGTTTTTTACAGGGATTTTATTTTGCGGAAGCTTTGCCCGAGATGATCGGACAGGAAGAATTGAAACTTCGCTTTTCCACCTTACACGAACTCTTTCTGAATCACAAGCGTCAACAGCTCATTCGAAGAATCAAACGCGAGAACGAATTGGAGGAGAAGCTCGATCTTTCGGGAATTCTCGTAAACTCGGAGGAAGAATCCTGTTCGATTCAGATTCAAAATCCTTCCGTTCTCAGCGACTTTGTGTTTCGAATTTACGTCACAAGCCCGACCGGAAGTCAGCTTTCCCCCAACTATATGCGGATAGGCGAGGTTTCGATGGATATCGATCCTTCGTTTGTGGGAAGAAATTGGAGTTGGAGACCGTATTTCCTAGAACAATTCTATAAGTCGATGAAGGATTCTCGGGCGGAATGGATCATCAGCAATCCGTATTACGATATCAGCTACGAGATTCTACTCGTAACCTACAGTAAAAAGCTTCCGGACGGAAACGTTCTTTTTGTGGACGTGCAAGTTCCTGAATATTAG
- a CDS encoding DUF1577 domain-containing protein: METIQRKKRDKETISDPAKKFHIISKFLVKTDIVAQARGGLKQIVKILQVSKDATKILIQTQTPNAFPLNSQVTLTKLLAKYVELECEVLDEKPNNQLILSVSDISIASKERSLNRIAPPEGTVWITNIRTSKTTIDANLFNIPTSVKVNFADYETKLKSKYDFLKIDVFRTIGDKFDLVKKTRKILFIANTQKEESYAAFDQEGFIDYASELGDEEDVRKRIIEYANQKIKSELIVPVIYLNHEEQAIPIGFVHAQNRTREIDILEVMEIKTLTFEMVDRIRESNTVLVKERFPIVNISTGGLKVKINHPDLNHDLTKRAGFTFDIFFKMQAPLTAFGVIRSVTKDGEGNLYVGLSIEGNSSRPGERKKYIDNVNRLLAEANQAQP; this comes from the coding sequence ATGGAAACCATTCAAAGAAAAAAAAGAGATAAGGAAACGATTTCCGATCCTGCGAAAAAGTTTCACATCATTTCCAAATTTCTCGTAAAAACAGACATCGTTGCGCAAGCCAGGGGCGGTCTAAAGCAGATCGTTAAAATTCTGCAGGTCTCCAAAGACGCTACGAAAATTCTCATTCAAACGCAGACCCCGAACGCGTTTCCTTTGAACAGCCAAGTCACTCTTACTAAACTTCTTGCGAAATACGTGGAGCTGGAATGCGAAGTTCTGGATGAAAAACCGAACAACCAATTGATTCTTTCCGTTTCCGATATTTCGATCGCGAGCAAGGAAAGAAGTTTAAACCGAATTGCTCCTCCCGAAGGAACAGTCTGGATCACGAACATCCGCACGAGCAAAACAACGATCGACGCGAATCTGTTCAACATTCCCACTTCGGTGAAAGTGAACTTCGCCGATTACGAAACAAAACTGAAATCCAAATACGATTTTTTGAAAATCGACGTATTCCGCACGATCGGAGATAAGTTCGATCTCGTTAAAAAGACGCGTAAGATTCTTTTTATCGCGAACACTCAAAAGGAAGAAAGTTATGCGGCCTTTGATCAGGAAGGTTTTATCGACTACGCTTCCGAGCTTGGAGACGAGGAAGACGTTCGCAAACGGATCATCGAATACGCAAACCAGAAAATCAAATCCGAACTCATCGTTCCCGTCATCTATCTCAACCACGAAGAACAAGCCATCCCCATCGGGTTCGTTCACGCACAAAACCGTACCAGAGAAATCGACATTCTCGAGGTGATGGAAATCAAAACGCTTACGTTCGAAATGGTGGATCGAATCCGTGAATCGAACACGGTTCTCGTGAAGGAAAGATTTCCGATCGTAAATATTTCCACGGGAGGTTTGAAGGTAAAAATCAATCACCCCGATTTGAATCACGATCTCACCAAAAGAGCAGGATTCACGTTCGATATCTTTTTTAAGATGCAGGCCCCTCTTACGGCGTTCGGAGTCATTCGTTCCGTCACCAAGGATGGCGAGGGTAACCTTTACGTCGGACTTTCGATCGAAGGAAACTCCTCCAGACCCGGTGAAAGAAAGAAATACATCGACAACGTCAACCGCCTTCTCGCGGAAGCGAATCAGGCCCAGCCGTAA
- the guaB gene encoding IMP dehydrogenase: protein MSNQTYRDSEYLDGLSGDELFSLQIGLTYRDFLVLPGFIDFHPSEVELETRLTRNIKLKRPFISSPMDTVTESQMAIAQALMGGIGIIHYNNTIEEQVALVEKVKRFENGFITDPVILGPKNVIRDLDWIKEHKGFTGIPVTEDGTRNSKLVGIVTNRDIDFEKNREITLDKVMTTNIITGKAGITLQEANDIIKKSKIGKLPIVDSNGKLVSLVSRSDLKKNKEFPDASKDERKRLRCGAAVSTLLESRDRVAALYEAGVDVIIIDSAQGNSHYQIEMIQFIKKEFKNLDVVAGNVVTRGQAENLIRAGADGLRIGMGPGSICITQDTMAVGRAQATAVFQTAKHAAKYDVPVIADGGISNIGDIANSLAIGASTCMMGFMFAGTTEAPGEYFYENGIRLKKYRGMASIEAMKAGGDKRYFNEGQKVKVAQGVSGSVVDRGSILNFIPYLSQGLRLSFQDMGYQSIPDIHKALREGKLRFERRSESAQAQGSVHGLYSFSAPTMRAE, encoded by the coding sequence ATGTCAAACCAAACTTACCGCGACTCCGAATATTTAGACGGACTATCCGGAGACGAACTTTTCAGTCTTCAGATCGGCCTAACTTACAGAGATTTTCTCGTCCTCCCTGGATTTATCGACTTCCATCCCTCCGAAGTTGAGCTTGAAACCAGACTGACTCGAAATATAAAACTGAAGAGACCATTTATAAGTTCACCGATGGACACGGTGACCGAATCCCAGATGGCAATCGCACAAGCTTTGATGGGTGGAATCGGAATCATTCATTACAACAATACGATCGAAGAACAGGTCGCGCTCGTGGAAAAGGTAAAACGTTTCGAAAACGGTTTTATCACCGATCCCGTAATTCTCGGACCCAAGAACGTCATTCGTGATCTGGATTGGATCAAAGAACACAAAGGATTTACCGGAATCCCGGTAACCGAAGACGGGACCCGTAATTCTAAGCTTGTTGGAATCGTAACCAACAGAGATATCGATTTTGAAAAGAATCGCGAGATCACTTTGGATAAAGTGATGACCACGAACATCATCACCGGGAAAGCGGGCATCACTTTACAAGAAGCAAACGACATCATTAAGAAATCTAAGATCGGAAAATTGCCGATTGTGGATTCTAATGGAAAGTTGGTGTCACTTGTAAGTCGTTCCGACTTAAAGAAGAACAAAGAATTTCCGGACGCCTCCAAGGACGAACGCAAACGACTTCGCTGCGGAGCGGCTGTTTCTACGTTGCTCGAATCCAGAGACAGAGTCGCAGCGCTTTACGAAGCGGGTGTGGACGTAATCATCATCGATTCTGCGCAAGGGAATTCCCACTATCAAATCGAGATGATTCAATTTATCAAAAAAGAATTCAAGAATCTCGACGTCGTCGCAGGGAACGTGGTAACTCGCGGACAAGCGGAGAATTTGATCCGCGCCGGAGCGGACGGGCTTCGAATCGGAATGGGACCTGGTTCCATCTGTATCACGCAGGATACGATGGCGGTCGGAAGAGCTCAAGCGACAGCGGTTTTCCAAACGGCAAAACACGCAGCCAAATACGACGTTCCTGTCATCGCCGACGGAGGAATTTCCAATATCGGCGATATCGCGAATTCTCTCGCGATCGGAGCTTCCACTTGTATGATGGGATTTATGTTCGCGGGAACCACCGAAGCTCCCGGAGAGTATTTTTATGAGAATGGAATTCGTCTCAAGAAATACAGAGGAATGGCATCCATCGAAGCGATGAAAGCGGGCGGGGACAAACGTTACTTCAACGAAGGTCAAAAGGTAAAAGTGGCTCAAGGAGTCAGCGGATCGGTTGTTGATAGAGGGTCGATCCTGAATTTCATTCCCTATCTTTCTCAGGGTCTTCGTTTATCGTTTCAAGACATGGGATACCAATCGATTCCGGACATTCACAAGGCATTGAGAGAAGGAAAACTCCGTTTTGAAAGAAGATCCGAGTCCGCACAGGCTCAAGGTTCCGTTCACGGATTGTATTCTTTCAGCGCCCCGACGATGAGGGCAGAGTAA